One Chitinophaga sp. H8 DNA window includes the following coding sequences:
- a CDS encoding molybdate ABC transporter substrate-binding protein, with translation MKHLLLATCLFMAAGKLFAQDYRFDPPWNTPVEGGVHFTVPRVDNVPDLYGDINNPQLVIFFAGNQFMVIDSLIADFKKAYPQYQRIFAETLPPGILAQQIETGSLVLGNMRIDIQPDIYTAGKSRIDLMRDRFSEVKAYAGNTLAIMVQAGNPKKVKGLRDLGRNDITVSMPNPAWEGIGKRIEEAYIKAGGAALKQTIMEGKVKKGTTFLTQIHHRQTPMRILYKASDAGPVWYTEAYYQQLKGHPVATVAIPEKENIHATYMAGVLRNAPHPEAAKAFMEFLTGPQGQSIYRHFGFLPPNNG, from the coding sequence ATGAAACATTTGTTATTGGCCACCTGCCTGTTCATGGCAGCTGGTAAGCTGTTTGCTCAAGACTACCGTTTTGATCCACCATGGAATACGCCAGTTGAAGGGGGTGTTCATTTTACTGTACCACGGGTAGATAACGTACCTGATCTGTACGGCGATATCAATAACCCACAACTGGTTATTTTCTTTGCGGGTAATCAGTTTATGGTGATCGATTCCCTTATCGCTGACTTCAAAAAAGCCTACCCGCAATACCAGCGCATATTTGCAGAAACCTTACCACCAGGTATCCTGGCGCAGCAGATAGAGACAGGCTCCCTCGTGCTGGGAAATATGCGTATAGACATCCAACCAGATATCTATACTGCCGGCAAAAGCCGTATAGACCTGATGCGTGACCGCTTTTCCGAAGTAAAGGCTTATGCCGGTAATACACTGGCTATTATGGTACAGGCTGGTAATCCTAAAAAGGTAAAAGGATTGCGTGACCTCGGCCGGAATGATATAACGGTAAGTATGCCGAACCCTGCCTGGGAAGGCATTGGCAAACGCATTGAAGAAGCCTATATAAAAGCCGGTGGCGCAGCCTTAAAACAAACCATTATGGAAGGAAAGGTAAAAAAGGGTACTACCTTTTTAACCCAGATCCATCACCGGCAAACGCCTATGCGTATCTTGTATAAAGCGTCTGATGCAGGTCCGGTATGGTACACAGAGGCCTATTACCAACAGTTAAAAGGACATCCTGTTGCTACCGTTGCCATTCCTGAAAAAGAAAATATCCATGCTACTTATATGGCTGGTGTGCTGAGAAATGCCCCTCATCCGGAAGCTGCCAAAGCATTTATGGAATTCCTGACAGGCCCACAAGGACAATCCATTTACCGGCATTTTGGATTCCTTCCTCCCAACAACGGCTAA
- a CDS encoding metal-dependent hydrolase, with protein sequence MSNKTKIQFLAHASFQITTPENNIVLVDPWITNNSFLPAGTGWPERIDLILFTHGHEDHMDSKIVDIIRQKTPKVIANPMVRWYLIEQGIPAHVFEGMNIGGTLPIMDMRVTMTNAFHIAHIMDPGGKAVFPHATVGFVLQLSDGLSVYFSGDTGVFGDMQLIGKIYKPDIAVLPIGNRFTMGPIEAAYAIRLLQVKHVIPFHYGTMAMLTGTPERLKALTGDLESLKIHALKAGETLDTGTLG encoded by the coding sequence ATGAGTAATAAAACAAAGATCCAGTTCCTGGCACATGCCAGCTTTCAGATCACTACTCCGGAAAACAACATTGTGCTGGTAGATCCCTGGATAACCAACAACTCCTTTTTGCCAGCAGGCACGGGCTGGCCTGAACGGATAGATCTTATCCTGTTTACCCATGGGCATGAAGATCATATGGACAGTAAAATAGTGGATATTATCCGGCAGAAAACGCCTAAGGTAATCGCCAATCCTATGGTACGCTGGTATCTGATCGAACAGGGAATACCTGCTCATGTATTTGAAGGGATGAACATAGGTGGTACCCTACCTATTATGGATATGCGGGTTACTATGACCAATGCCTTTCACATTGCCCATATTATGGACCCTGGAGGAAAAGCCGTATTCCCGCATGCTACCGTGGGGTTTGTGCTTCAGCTGAGTGATGGATTGTCTGTCTATTTTTCCGGAGATACTGGCGTATTCGGAGATATGCAGCTGATAGGGAAAATTTATAAACCAGATATAGCAGTGCTGCCGATTGGCAACCGGTTTACGATGGGGCCTATAGAAGCCGCCTATGCTATCCGGTTATTACAGGTAAAACATGTAATACCTTTCCATTATGGTACGATGGCGATGCTTACCGGTACACCCGAAAGATTGAAAGCCCTGACCGGAGACCTGGAAAGTTTGAAGATACATGCACTAAAAGCAGGCGAAACGCTGGATACCGGTACACTGGGATAG
- the ispG gene encoding (E)-4-hydroxy-3-methylbut-2-enyl-diphosphate synthase — MQLYCNSLTEYKRLATLEVKVGDLLIGNFNPIRIQTMTTTDTMDTMGTVAQAIRCIEAGAELVRITAPSKKEAENLLPIKNELRKRGYTTPLVADIHFTPNAAEIAARIVEKVRVNPGNYVDKKKFETLEYTDAEYLEEIDRIRERFTPLVNICKEYGTAMRIGTNHGSLSDRIMSRYGDTPMGMVESAMEFLRIAEALQYRNIVLSMKSSNPQVMVQAYRLLVQTMQQELGHCYPLHLGVTEAGDGEDGRIKSAIGIGTLLEDGVGDTIRVSLTEDPEFELPVCRDIVKRYTNRNDTTSMAPVENIPYSPFEYKRRETIAVNNTGDKQVPVVVASLTQENITPADLKAIGYTYDADTDKWNIADAAADYIFTHHVLSFALPGTLKVIVPAAVWQQAADKEKYVPLFSWESYTSATQKSAVMNIIALPAAAVQAGEITTRIAADKTAVLALYGHNTAAMPEIRRACITLMESKVQNPCILYCNASEANADDQLIHHAIETGALLLDGLGDGIWLTATPDGKGPLESAATVVNNTVVNNIAFGILQATRTRISKTEYISCPSCGRTLFDLQETTAKIRAVTHHLKGVKIAIMGCIVNGPGEMADADFGYVGSGVGKITLYKGKEVVKRALNSEGAVDELINLIKENGMWVEKEA; from the coding sequence ATGCAACTATATTGTAACTCATTAACTGAATATAAACGCCTGGCAACACTGGAAGTAAAAGTAGGCGATCTGCTAATAGGCAATTTTAACCCTATCCGCATTCAAACAATGACCACTACGGATACCATGGACACCATGGGTACCGTAGCACAGGCCATCCGCTGTATTGAAGCCGGCGCCGAACTGGTGCGCATCACTGCCCCCAGCAAAAAAGAAGCAGAAAACCTGCTGCCCATCAAAAATGAGCTCCGGAAAAGAGGATATACCACCCCGCTGGTGGCTGATATCCACTTTACGCCTAATGCAGCTGAAATCGCTGCCCGCATCGTAGAAAAAGTGAGGGTAAACCCCGGTAATTACGTTGATAAAAAGAAATTCGAAACCCTCGAATATACCGATGCAGAATACCTGGAAGAAATAGACCGTATCCGCGAACGGTTTACCCCACTGGTAAATATCTGCAAGGAATATGGCACCGCCATGCGTATCGGTACCAATCACGGCTCCCTGAGCGACCGTATCATGAGCCGCTACGGGGATACCCCCATGGGTATGGTGGAAAGCGCTATGGAGTTTCTGCGTATCGCGGAAGCATTGCAATACCGCAATATTGTGCTGAGCATGAAAAGCAGTAACCCCCAGGTAATGGTACAGGCTTACCGCCTGCTGGTACAAACCATGCAACAGGAACTGGGCCATTGCTACCCCCTCCACCTGGGCGTAACAGAGGCGGGCGATGGAGAAGACGGTCGTATCAAATCAGCTATCGGTATTGGTACGCTGCTGGAAGATGGGGTAGGTGATACCATCCGGGTATCATTGACGGAAGATCCTGAATTTGAATTGCCGGTATGCCGCGATATCGTAAAAAGATATACTAACCGTAATGATACCACGTCAATGGCACCGGTAGAAAATATCCCCTACTCTCCTTTTGAGTACAAACGCCGGGAAACCATCGCTGTCAATAATACCGGCGACAAACAGGTGCCTGTTGTAGTGGCCTCCCTTACCCAGGAAAACATTACTCCTGCGGATTTAAAAGCCATTGGCTACACCTACGATGCCGATACCGACAAATGGAATATCGCAGACGCTGCTGCCGATTATATTTTCACCCACCACGTTTTATCCTTTGCCTTACCAGGTACCCTGAAGGTAATTGTACCCGCAGCGGTATGGCAACAGGCTGCTGACAAGGAAAAATATGTGCCCCTGTTCTCCTGGGAATCTTATACCTCCGCTACACAAAAGTCAGCCGTGATGAATATCATCGCACTACCGGCTGCGGCAGTACAAGCCGGTGAAATAACCACCCGGATAGCGGCAGATAAAACAGCAGTATTAGCATTATACGGACACAATACAGCGGCTATGCCGGAGATAAGACGTGCATGCATTACATTAATGGAAAGCAAGGTGCAAAATCCGTGTATCCTCTATTGTAATGCCAGTGAGGCCAATGCAGATGATCAGCTTATCCACCACGCCATTGAAACCGGCGCCCTCCTGCTGGACGGCCTGGGTGATGGCATATGGCTCACAGCTACACCAGATGGCAAAGGCCCATTGGAAAGTGCAGCTACTGTGGTCAATAATACCGTAGTCAACAACATCGCTTTCGGCATTTTGCAGGCTACCCGTACCCGCATCTCCAAAACAGAATATATTTCCTGCCCTTCCTGTGGCCGCACCTTATTTGACCTGCAGGAAACAACTGCCAAAATACGGGCAGTTACCCATCACCTGAAAGGTGTAAAAATCGCCATCATGGGATGTATTGTAAATGGTCCCGGGGAAATGGCAGATGCCGACTTCGGATATGTAGGCAGTGGTGTAGGAAAAATTACACTCTATAAGGGTAAAGAAGTGGTAAAACGCGCTTTAAACAGCGAAGGGGCTGTGGATGAACTCATTAACCTGATTAAGGAAAATGGCATGTGGGTAGAGAAAGAAGCCTGA
- a CDS encoding LysR family transcriptional regulator produces MFDFRLKVFYTVAKRLSFTKAAEELYISQPAVTKHIHELEQQLGMALFERIGNKIKLTRAGQLVVQHAETIFTDYRNLEYDINQLKHIQGGLLPIGASSTIAQYLIPPLLAKFNLRYPDVRTSLSNGNTEQIEQSLIEKNIQLGIIEGKSKNPVLKYVEFAKDEIVLVGNAGSQLAKDGALTPADLKTIPLLMREHGSGTLEVLIDELKRLKLKLTDLNIAMYMGSTESIKSYLHHAPCAAFISLQAVQRELEAGEFIILPVKNFRLVRKLHFIYLQGQQDKLAQLFMRFAKQNAAPSLT; encoded by the coding sequence ATGTTCGATTTCAGGCTAAAAGTTTTTTATACAGTTGCCAAAAGGCTGAGTTTTACCAAGGCGGCGGAAGAATTATATATTTCCCAACCTGCCGTTACCAAACATATTCACGAACTGGAACAGCAATTAGGCATGGCCCTTTTCGAGCGGATTGGCAATAAAATAAAACTCACCCGCGCAGGCCAGCTGGTAGTGCAGCATGCAGAAACTATTTTCACTGACTATCGCAACCTGGAATATGACATTAACCAGCTCAAACACATACAGGGAGGCTTATTGCCGATAGGTGCCAGCAGTACGATAGCCCAGTATTTAATCCCCCCGTTGCTGGCAAAGTTCAACCTACGGTATCCTGATGTAAGAACCTCTCTCAGCAATGGAAATACAGAACAGATAGAACAATCACTGATAGAAAAAAATATCCAACTGGGTATTATAGAAGGGAAATCCAAAAATCCGGTCCTGAAATATGTAGAGTTTGCCAAGGATGAAATAGTGCTGGTAGGAAATGCTGGTAGTCAACTGGCCAAGGACGGTGCCCTTACACCTGCCGACCTAAAAACCATCCCCCTGCTGATGCGGGAACATGGCTCCGGAACCCTGGAAGTACTTATTGATGAGCTGAAACGCTTAAAGTTAAAACTGACAGACCTGAATATTGCCATGTATATGGGCAGTACCGAAAGTATAAAATCCTATCTGCACCATGCTCCCTGCGCAGCATTCATTTCATTACAAGCAGTACAGCGTGAACTCGAAGCTGGGGAGTTTATCATCCTGCCGGTAAAGAATTTCCGCCTGGTACGCAAACTGCATTTCATCTACCTGCAAGGCCAGCAGGACAAACTGGCGCAGTTATTTATGCGCTTTGCCAAACAAAATGCAGCACCTTCTCTTACATAA
- a CDS encoding helix-turn-helix domain-containing protein, with amino-acid sequence MFYNKGIDIPYQELPLTGQFNVLPLDGFQSELARLPHRHNHYQIIWFMKAAGKHIVDFVSYELEDNVIFLLQPGQVHQLLDCNKQGHFITFTEKFYFSNKHDKETLYDFTCLFDSWQGYSPIRISDHAVKSFQSLIELMSREMSCSGCSRGVVKHYLNAFLLLLEREKKRNATQIMMPLSRDSRVVQLRRLLEVNYNKEHQVAFYANAFALTPKRLNEITKEKTGRTVTELLHDRLVLEAKRNLAFSHKSVKEICYELGFEDPAYFSRFFKNHTGISPQDYREMMFK; translated from the coding sequence ATGTTTTACAATAAAGGCATCGACATTCCGTATCAAGAGCTGCCTTTAACCGGGCAGTTCAACGTTTTGCCGCTGGATGGCTTCCAGAGCGAGCTGGCGCGCCTTCCTCACCGCCACAATCATTACCAGATCATCTGGTTTATGAAAGCGGCAGGAAAGCATATCGTAGACTTTGTGTCTTACGAGCTGGAAGATAATGTGATATTCCTGTTGCAGCCTGGTCAGGTACATCAGTTGCTGGATTGCAATAAACAAGGCCATTTCATCACCTTTACAGAGAAATTTTACTTTTCCAATAAGCACGACAAGGAAACCCTGTATGACTTTACCTGCTTGTTTGACAGCTGGCAGGGGTATAGTCCTATCCGTATCAGCGATCATGCCGTTAAATCATTCCAGTCGCTCATAGAGTTGATGAGCCGGGAAATGTCTTGCAGTGGTTGTAGCAGGGGAGTAGTAAAACATTACCTCAACGCTTTTCTGTTATTGCTGGAGCGGGAAAAGAAGCGTAACGCCACCCAGATCATGATGCCGTTAAGCAGGGATAGCCGTGTGGTACAGTTGCGCCGGTTGCTGGAAGTAAACTATAACAAGGAGCACCAGGTAGCTTTTTATGCCAATGCTTTTGCGCTTACCCCAAAGCGCCTCAATGAAATCACCAAAGAAAAAACCGGCAGAACTGTCACAGAATTGTTGCACGACCGGTTGGTGCTGGAGGCTAAAAGAAACCTCGCTTTTAGTCATAAAAGTGTCAAAGAGATCTGCTATGAGCTTGGGTTTGAGGACCCTGCCTACTTTAGCCGTTTTTTTAAAAACCACACGGGTATTTCTCCCCAGGATTACCGCGAAATGATGTTCAAATAG
- a CDS encoding c-type cytochrome, giving the protein MDTNEDVKTKRYKRTIFGLLACVLILILIILFETCFLCYRTFYHTASAGDEVVATTRPAAPAADQPKLWKAPDESTIPAGAAGETIKYGRELIAHTAKYLGPKGTVMQISNGMNCQNCHLEAGTKPFGNNYSAVAATYPRFRARSNSNESIYKRISDCFERSLNGKAPDTTTKEMLAMKAYMEWLGSNVNKGTKPPGSGLTKLAYLDRAAAPEKGKAVYTQKCQVCHGAGGEGVLNTDALTYVYPPLWGPHSYNDAAGLFRLSNFAGYVKDNMPFGATHDNQQLTDEECWDVAAFINSQPRPHKDQTADWHDMKQKPIDFPYGPFADAFTESEHKYGPYQPIKDARN; this is encoded by the coding sequence ATGGATACCAACGAAGACGTTAAGACCAAACGTTACAAACGTACTATTTTTGGGCTACTGGCCTGTGTATTGATCTTGATACTGATAATACTATTTGAAACATGCTTTCTCTGTTACCGTACCTTTTACCATACTGCCAGTGCCGGTGATGAAGTAGTTGCTACCACCAGGCCTGCCGCACCTGCAGCGGACCAACCCAAGCTATGGAAAGCACCTGACGAAAGTACCATTCCTGCCGGAGCGGCCGGTGAAACCATCAAATATGGCAGGGAACTTATTGCACATACTGCAAAATACCTGGGGCCCAAGGGCACTGTTATGCAAATCAGTAATGGAATGAATTGCCAGAACTGTCACCTCGAAGCAGGTACCAAACCATTTGGCAATAACTACAGCGCCGTAGCTGCTACCTATCCCAGATTCCGGGCACGCTCCAACAGTAATGAATCTATTTACAAACGGATCAGCGATTGTTTTGAACGTAGCCTGAATGGAAAAGCACCGGATACTACCACCAAAGAAATGCTGGCCATGAAAGCCTATATGGAATGGCTGGGAAGTAATGTAAACAAAGGAACCAAACCTCCAGGCAGCGGTCTTACCAAGCTGGCTTACCTGGATCGTGCAGCGGCACCGGAAAAAGGTAAAGCGGTATACACTCAAAAATGCCAGGTTTGTCATGGAGCCGGAGGAGAAGGTGTTTTGAATACAGATGCTCTCACCTATGTTTATCCGCCTTTGTGGGGCCCACACAGTTATAATGATGCGGCAGGGCTATTCCGGCTGTCTAACTTTGCCGGCTATGTGAAAGATAATATGCCTTTTGGTGCTACACATGATAATCAGCAGCTCACAGATGAAGAATGCTGGGATGTGGCGGCATTTATAAACTCACAGCCCCGCCCACATAAAGATCAGACTGCCGACTGGCACGATATGAAACAAAAGCCTATCGACTTTCCTTATGGCCCGTTTGCCGACGCCTTTACAGAAAGCGAACATAAATATGGTCCGTATCAACCTATTAAAGATGCCAGAAATTAA
- a CDS encoding acetyl-CoA hydrolase/transferase family protein, whose amino-acid sequence MGTQYTTAANAVQLIQSGHAVFIHSAAATPKELVQAMTNRSHELRNVKILSIHTEWEAAYTRPEHVQAFDVNAFFVGSNIRQAVNEGRANYVPMFLSEIPKYFRSGLQPIDVAMISVSPPDKNGYCTLGVSCDVSKSAIDMARIIIAEVNPNMPRVLGDGVIHINDIDALVTVNYPIYEQQITPPSDTELQIGHHVASLIDDGATLQMGIGGIPNAVLQCLTTHKDLGIHTEMFSDGIISLVEKGVITGKHKTIHPGILVSSFAIGSRRLYDFMDNNLIVRMLDVEYVNNPTTIRKNPKVTAINSAIEIDIFGQVCADSIGLKQYSGVGGQMDFMRGAALSTGGKPIIAIPSATHKGISRIVSQLKPGASVVTTRAHVHYVVTEYGVAYLQGKNLKERARALIAIAHPDHREQLEKDAYHIFKAY is encoded by the coding sequence ATGGGAACACAATATACCACTGCAGCAAACGCAGTACAACTGATTCAATCCGGCCATGCCGTTTTCATCCATTCTGCCGCCGCCACTCCCAAAGAACTGGTACAGGCTATGACAAACCGTAGCCATGAGCTCCGCAATGTAAAGATACTGAGTATCCATACCGAATGGGAAGCTGCCTACACCCGCCCGGAACATGTGCAGGCTTTTGATGTAAATGCTTTTTTCGTGGGCAGCAACATACGCCAGGCGGTAAATGAGGGCAGGGCCAACTATGTACCTATGTTTTTGAGCGAAATACCCAAGTATTTCCGCAGCGGATTACAGCCGATAGATGTAGCCATGATCAGTGTTTCGCCCCCGGACAAAAACGGATACTGCACACTGGGCGTATCCTGTGATGTATCTAAATCAGCCATTGACATGGCCCGGATCATTATCGCGGAAGTAAATCCCAATATGCCCCGCGTATTGGGTGATGGTGTGATCCATATTAATGATATAGATGCCCTGGTAACTGTTAACTACCCCATTTACGAACAACAGATAACACCGCCTTCTGATACAGAACTGCAGATAGGACATCATGTAGCCTCCCTGATTGATGATGGTGCTACCCTTCAGATGGGTATTGGAGGTATCCCCAATGCGGTACTGCAATGCCTTACTACACATAAAGACCTGGGTATTCATACCGAAATGTTCTCCGATGGTATTATTTCCCTGGTAGAAAAAGGGGTGATCACCGGCAAACATAAAACCATACATCCAGGTATCCTCGTTTCCAGCTTTGCTATCGGATCCAGACGCCTGTACGACTTTATGGATAATAACCTGATTGTACGTATGCTGGATGTGGAATACGTCAACAATCCTACCACTATACGTAAAAACCCTAAAGTAACTGCTATTAACAGCGCTATTGAAATAGATATCTTCGGACAGGTTTGTGCCGACTCAATAGGGCTTAAACAGTACAGTGGTGTAGGCGGGCAAATGGACTTCATGCGGGGGGCAGCTTTATCCACCGGAGGAAAGCCTATTATCGCCATTCCGTCTGCTACACATAAAGGTATCTCCCGTATTGTATCCCAGCTAAAGCCAGGGGCCAGCGTAGTAACTACCAGGGCTCATGTACATTATGTGGTAACGGAATACGGGGTGGCCTACCTGCAGGGAAAGAATCTCAAGGAAAGAGCCAGGGCACTTATTGCGATTGCTCATCCGGATCACCGCGAACAACTGGAAAAAGATGCTTACCATATTTTCAAGGCCTACTAA
- a CDS encoding GNAT family N-acetyltransferase produces MLSLKTARLLVRPCRLPVLTEIYLRGAQVGKMLNAVVPLSWPQPDLQEVLPYYIETLQADPEAYLWFFWVIIDRKQKILLGDTGFKGMPDKAGVVEIGYRILPEYRNQDIATEAVKALIEWAFQQAGVNRVVAECEATNNASIRVLEKSGMQQAMPDNEMLKWYVDRKV; encoded by the coding sequence ATGTTATCCCTGAAGACAGCCCGACTCCTTGTACGGCCATGCAGGCTGCCCGTGCTTACTGAAATTTATCTGCGTGGCGCACAGGTGGGAAAAATGTTAAACGCTGTTGTTCCGTTAAGTTGGCCACAGCCTGATCTGCAAGAGGTTTTACCTTATTATATTGAGACGTTGCAGGCTGATCCCGAAGCATATCTTTGGTTTTTTTGGGTGATCATTGACCGGAAACAAAAAATACTGCTGGGCGATACCGGATTTAAAGGCATGCCTGACAAGGCAGGTGTGGTAGAAATAGGATATCGTATTTTGCCGGAATACCGCAATCAGGATATAGCAACGGAAGCGGTAAAGGCATTGATTGAATGGGCATTTCAACAGGCAGGTGTGAACAGGGTGGTAGCAGAATGTGAAGCAACTAACAATGCTTCTATCCGTGTGCTGGAGAAAAGTGGCATGCAGCAGGCCATGCCGGATAATGAAATGCTGAAATGGTATGTAGACCGCAAGGTATAA
- a CDS encoding DsrE family protein, which produces MKKLVVYLCFLCLLGGHAAIGQQKKKFKAIYQLNSDDDKVIRGTLRNIKNALEDPRLQNKIVIELVAHSGGVTVYRKDQPYEELLKALQEKGVILVECENTLREKNIKKEELFPFISYTPSGNGELIIKQQEGWSYIHP; this is translated from the coding sequence ATGAAAAAGCTTGTGGTTTATTTATGCTTCTTATGCCTGCTGGGTGGCCATGCAGCCATAGGGCAGCAAAAGAAAAAGTTCAAAGCTATTTACCAGTTAAACAGCGATGATGACAAAGTAATACGTGGCACCTTACGCAATATTAAGAATGCACTGGAAGACCCACGTCTGCAAAACAAGATCGTTATTGAACTGGTGGCGCACAGTGGTGGTGTAACTGTTTATAGAAAAGATCAGCCTTACGAAGAACTACTGAAAGCCCTACAGGAAAAAGGGGTTATACTGGTAGAGTGTGAAAACACCCTGCGGGAAAAAAATATCAAAAAAGAAGAACTCTTTCCCTTCATTTCCTACACGCCAAGTGGCAATGGGGAGTTGATCATCAAACAACAGGAAGGCTGGTCCTATATACATCCTTAA
- a CDS encoding MgtC/SapB family protein: MLTTSEIIIRLATAAVLGSAIGLERQRLEWAAGLRTHMLVCVGATLVMLVSAFGFNDALGRPSVVLDPSRVAAQVVSGIGFIGAGTILFLRSRVIRGLTTAAGLWTVAAIGLAVGGGLYIAAIAATAITLIILAGIKPLERKFFGGKNMRSIRIVFAHHEVTLTAVAGLLRQSNATFEEITLYPLEDEETDQLKVILNKATTNDNILAAMEQIRRLPGIREIELISTKQ, encoded by the coding sequence ATGCTAACTACCAGTGAAATTATTATCAGACTTGCTACTGCTGCCGTACTAGGTAGCGCTATCGGATTGGAACGCCAGCGCCTGGAATGGGCAGCGGGATTACGTACCCATATGCTGGTGTGTGTAGGCGCTACCCTGGTTATGCTGGTATCTGCGTTTGGATTTAATGATGCGTTGGGCCGGCCATCAGTGGTATTAGACCCTTCAAGGGTGGCGGCTCAGGTAGTGAGCGGAATAGGTTTCATCGGGGCAGGAACGATACTGTTTCTCCGTTCGAGGGTAATACGCGGACTTACCACAGCGGCTGGACTATGGACAGTAGCCGCAATAGGACTGGCAGTAGGCGGAGGGCTTTACATTGCTGCCATTGCTGCTACAGCTATTACACTCATTATCCTGGCAGGCATTAAACCATTGGAACGAAAATTCTTCGGTGGTAAAAATATGCGCAGTATCAGGATTGTATTTGCACATCATGAAGTAACCTTAACAGCTGTGGCTGGGCTACTCCGGCAATCAAATGCCACGTTTGAAGAGATTACCTTATATCCGCTGGAAGATGAAGAAACAGACCAGTTGAAAGTAATATTGAATAAAGCTACCACCAATGACAATATACTGGCAGCGATGGAACAGATCCGGCGATTGCCTGGTATCCGCGAAATTGAACTGATCAGTACCAAGCAATAG
- a CDS encoding RNA polymerase sigma factor: MVHIKEQILLEQLMAGEPVARELFYDKYAGVLYGVILQIIPVKEVADEVLVKTFMHVYQYIHEYRDNANTNLFAWLMRKTREIAIREILPLGHGSTGNDLMIRNNSHLQQFVAGLPDDQRQVFRLCYFKGLSQMVVATILGVEEETVKMILRATMIELRKFLKDTWS, translated from the coding sequence GTGGTACACATAAAAGAACAAATTTTACTGGAACAACTGATGGCGGGAGAGCCGGTGGCCAGAGAATTGTTCTATGACAAGTATGCTGGTGTCCTGTACGGAGTGATATTACAGATTATTCCGGTAAAAGAAGTGGCAGATGAGGTGCTGGTGAAAACCTTTATGCACGTTTATCAGTATATACATGAGTATAGGGATAACGCAAATACAAATCTGTTTGCCTGGTTAATGCGTAAAACAAGAGAAATTGCTATCCGGGAGATCCTGCCATTAGGCCATGGTTCAACAGGTAACGATCTCATGATAAGAAATAACAGTCATTTACAACAGTTTGTTGCCGGGCTACCCGATGACCAGCGACAGGTGTTCCGGCTCTGTTATTTCAAAGGATTATCCCAAATGGTGGTAGCCACCATCCTGGGAGTGGAGGAAGAAACGGTAAAAATGATCCTGCGGGCAACAATGATTGAACTTAGAAAATTTTTAAAAGATACTTGGAGCTAA